One genomic segment of Rubeoparvulum massiliense includes these proteins:
- the yunB gene encoding sporulation protein YunB, translating into MILRGTRKNRVKPPFSFKYFLIVRILIPMLIIFTLSVIGISIVEQQLRPQLMTIAKSRVKQIATEALNASINKKIAENINYLDMIQIERDESEMIRNVILDYSKLARVAGEATATVESTIGAIKKERLELPLGQALNSNILAQLGPKLPIIIEPRGNVKVDITRELENAGINMVLLSIYMQFTVEIRVILPFATEPEVITSQIPIHFSLIVGEVPHIYLNYGDQGSGGGNTQIPLQSPISIPIN; encoded by the coding sequence ATGATCCTACGGGGCACAAGAAAAAACCGAGTGAAGCCCCCTTTTTCATTCAAATATTTCTTAATCGTTCGCATTCTCATCCCTATGCTGATCATTTTTACTCTTTCTGTCATTGGGATTAGCATCGTAGAGCAGCAATTACGGCCACAGCTTATGACCATCGCGAAATCTCGGGTCAAGCAGATTGCCACAGAAGCCCTCAACGCCTCCATCAATAAAAAAATCGCAGAGAATATTAACTACCTCGATATGATTCAGATTGAACGAGATGAATCGGAGATGATTCGCAATGTGATCCTCGATTACTCCAAGCTGGCACGAGTTGCTGGTGAGGCAACTGCCACTGTGGAAAGCACCATTGGCGCCATCAAAAAAGAGCGCCTAGAATTACCGCTGGGGCAAGCGTTGAATAGTAATATTCTCGCACAGCTTGGGCCGAAACTTCCCATCATCATCGAACCACGGGGAAACGTTAAGGTGGATATTACACGGGAACTAGAGAATGCTGGGATCAATATGGTCCTGCTCTCCATCTATATGCAGTTCACGGTAGAGATCCGCGTGATCCTCCCCTTTGCTACGGAGCCAGAGGTGATCACCTCGCAGATTCCCATTCATTTCTCTCTTATCGTCGGTGAAGTACCCCATATCTATCTGAACTATGGCGACCAAGGCAGTGGCGGTGGTAACACACAGATCCCCCTCCAATCTCCCATCTCTATTCCGATTAATTAG